GCGTCGATGCCCACGGTGTGGGCGTCGGTGCCGATGCAGGCGCCCATGACCACGAGCTTGCGGTGCAGCCGGGTCTTGATCACCCCGTTGACCTCGCTGGGGCTGAGCAGCGGGTAGGCCCGCTCCTCGACCTCGACGGCGTCCAGGTCGACCAGGTGGGACACCGAGCCGTAGACGACGAAGAACGTGTAGCCGGTGCCGATGCCGTGGCTGTGCACCACCATCGCGGGGCTGATGCCCATCTTGGTGGCCAGCTGCAGCGCCGCGCCCTCGGCCCTGGGCCCCGGCGGCACCGGGAGGGTGAACGACGTCTGGATCATCCCGTCGCCGGTGGTGTCGCCGTAGGGCCGGACGATGCTGCTCACAGCGCTGCCTCCATGAGCTCGGTGGCGGGGTCGAGGTGGCCCGGCGCCTTCACGACCACGCCGTCCAGGCCCTTGCCGCGGTCGGCCGGACGCCTGGTGATGCCGAACGTGCCGGCCGCGATGGAGGGCAGCAGGCCGTCGGTGGTGATCCGCTCCAGCAGCTCGACGGCTTCGCCGAGGACGGTGTGCGCGCGGGTGTCGATGAACCCGCCCGGCGGCGGGGCGAAGTCCTCCCCCAGTCCCCCGGCGGCGTCCAGCACGTAGCGCACGTTGCGCAGGGCCAGGTCCCGGTCGGAGAGCCACGGGGTCACGACGGCCTCGGTCATCATCCCGACCAGCAGGATCGACTGGTCGGTGAGCATCCCGGCCAGGTTGAAGAACCCGTCGAGCAGGTAGCCGCCGAACACGTCCCCGGTCATGTGCTTGGTGGGCGGCATCCACTTGAGCGGGGCGTCGGGGAACAGCGAGCGGGCCAGCATCGCGTGCGCCAGCTCGAGCCGGAAGGACTCCGGCACCGTCGGGTTGATCTCGAAGGCGTGGCCCAGGCCCAGCTGCCAGTCCTCGAGGCCGGCCTCGCGGGCGAACCGCTCGTTGAGCAGCTGGCTGACCGTGACGGTGTGCGCCTCGTCGACGGCGTCGGCGGTGGTGAGGTAGTTGTCCTCGCCGGTGTTGATGATGATCCCGGCGCGGGCGTGCACCATCCGGCTGAACCGCTGGTCGACGAAGGTGCGGATCGGGTTGATGTCGCGGAAGAGGATCCCGTACATCGCGTCGTTCAACATCATGTCCAGCCGCTCGAGCCCGGCCAGAGCGGCGATCTCGGGCATGCAGAGCCCCGAGGCGTAGTTCGTGAGCCGGACGTAGCGGCCGAGCTCCGCGCTCACCTCGTCCAGGGCGGCCCGCATGAGCCGGAAGTTCTCCTGGGTGGCGTACGTGCCGGCGTACCCGGTGCGGGTGGCGCCCTCGGGCACGTAGTCCAGCAGCGACTGCCCGGTGGAGCGGATGACGGCGATGACGTCGGCCCCGGCGCGTGCGGCCGCCTGGGCCTGCGGGATGTCCTCGTAGATGTCGCCGGTGGCCACGATCAGGTAGATCCAGGGACGGCGGGGCGGGTCGCCGTGGGTGGCCACCAGCTCCTCCCGCCGGCGGCGGGCGTCGTCCACCCGGGAGAGACCGGCACCGACGGCGGCGAGCGCGGCCTCACGGGCCCGCTCCTCGTCCCCGCCGGTGGGCACCTCGAAGCGGGCGGTGCCCGCGCCGACCTGCTCGGCGACGTCCTGCACGGTCGCGGCCGCACCCGAGGCGATCGCGTGCCAGACCGGCAGCGCCACGCCGTGCTCCAGCCCCACCTGCTCGCGGACGACGTCCACCACCCGGTTCACCCAGGGGATCTCGCCCTCCCCGGTCACCGGATCGGTGCCCTCGAGGCCGGCCAGCCGCAGCACGGCGCGCTCGACGGAGACGGTGGTGTGCTTCCCGGCCAGGTCGATCACCGGTTGGGCGGCCTGCTCGGCCAGCTCGCGGGCCCGGGTGACCAGGCCCGGGTCCAGGGTCAGACGGGCGCTCACGGCTCTCCTCGGACGGCGTGGCCACCGACGAGCAGGCCACGGCAGGTGGGCCGGGCGCGCTCGGCGAGCACCCCGGACAGGGTCAGGTCGGTGGCCCACAGCGCCAGGTGCGCCGGAGCTCCGACGGCCAGGGGGCCGTCGCGGTGCTCGGCGCGGGCGGCGTGCCAGCCGCCGTGGGTCGCTGCGTCGTAGGCGTCGAAGGGGCGCAGTCCGGCGCCGGGGGTGCGGTGGTCGACGGCGGCGTGCACCCCGCCCCAGGGGTCCAGCGGGGTGACCGGGGCGTCGGAGCCCAGCGCGATCGCCACCCCGCCGTCGGACAGGTCGGCCAGCGGGTTGCAGGCCAGCGCCCGCTCCACGCCCAGGCGCTCGGCGTACATGCCGCCGTCCCCGCCCCAGGCGGCGTCGAAGGCCGGCTGGACGCTGGCGACCATCCCCCAGCGGCGCATCTCCTCGATGGCGTCGACCGACACCATCTCGACGTGCTCGAGCCGGTGCCGGCACGCCCGGACGGCGTCGCGGCCCAGCTGCTCCCCCACCGCGGCGACGGCGGCGAGCACCTGGTCGACCGCGGCGTCCCCGATGCAGTGGAACCCGGCCTGCACTCCGGCGGCGGTGCAGGCACGCACGTGCTCGACCAGCTGGGCGGTCTCGAAGCGCAGCACGCCCGAGGTGTCGGGCCGGTCGGTGTACGGGGTGGACAGCGCCGCGGTGTGCGAGCCGAACGCGCCGTCGCAGAACAGGTCGCCCCCGGCGCCGGCCAGGTCCAGCTCGCGGACGACGTCCAGCCCGCCGCGCTCGGACAGCTCCCCCCACCAGCCGAGCACCAGCGGGCCCGGGGCCCGGCGGGACAGCTGCAGCAGCCCGGCGAGGTCCTCGGCGCTGGACACCTCGGGGCCGGCCATCTCGTGCACGCAGCCGATGCCCAGGTCGGCGGCGAGGTCGAGGGTGGCGCGCTGGGCGGTGGTGCGTTGGCCCGGGTCCACGGCGCCGTAGGCGGCCTGCCGGGCGGCGTGGTGGGCGTCCAGGCGCAGCTGGCCGTCGGCGGAGTACCCGGGCAGCGCGGTGATGCCCGGGATCCGGTCGAGCAGCGCGGTGGACACGGTCGCGGAGTGCACGTCGACCCGGGCGAGGTAGGCCGGCCGGTCCCCCACCACGGCGTCCAGGTCGTGCCGGGTGAGTGCGCGGCCCTCGGGCCAGTCGTTCTCCTCCCAGCCGGTCCCCAGCACGATGCCGCTGCGGTGCCGGGCCACGTGCGCGGCGACCGCCGCCAGCGCCGACCGCAGGCTGTCCGCCCCGTGCAGGTCCAGCCCGGTCAGGGCCAGCCCGGTGGCGGTGGCGTGCACGTGGGCGTCGACGAACGCCGGGGTGAGCAGGGCGCCGCCGCCGTCCAGGGTCCGGTCCGCCGTCGGGGCGTCGGCGGACGGCCCGACCCAGGCGATCGCGCCGTCGACGACGTGCAGGGCCCGGCCGCGGGCGTCCCCGACGGTGACGTCGCCGATCAGGAGCGACATCAGTGGACGCGCGGGTCGATCAGGGCCCGCACGCCGGGGGTCCGGCGGTACAGGTCCAGGGCCAGGGCGGCGTGCCCCGGCGTGTAGCCGTTCCCGATCAGCATGGTCACGTCCGCTGCCATCCCCTCGGCGCCCAGGGCCGCCCCCGGGAAGGAGGTGGCCATGGAGAAGAAGACCACGGTGCCGCCGTCGGCCGTCGCGAGGACCGCGCCGTGTTCGGCCCCGGCCACGTCCACGCAGACCACGGTCACGTCGACCGGGTCGCCGACCGCCGCGGCGACGGCCAGCGGGTCGGTGGCGTCGGCGACGACGACCTCGTCGGCCAGCCCGGCCGCCCGCAGCGCGGTGGCCTCCTGCTCGGTGCGGACGACGCCGACCAGCCGGTGGGCGTGGGCGTCCCGGGCCGCGGCCAGCGACAGGCAGCCGGACTTCCCGGCGGCACCGATCACCGCGACCGACGACCCCCGCCGGACCACGCGCTCGGTGGCCGCCGGGGCCCCGCACACGTCGAGCACCGCCAGCGCCACGTTCTCCGGCAGGTCCTCGGGGAGCACGGCGGCGATGGACCGGGCGAAGAGCACCGCGGTGCCGGTGGTGGGCACCTGCTCGCCGAGCCCGTCCCAGCGCTCGAGGCCGTCGGTGATCCGCAGCGGGGTCAGCGTCAGCGACACCAGGGTGGCCACCCGGTCGCCGACGGCCAGGCCCAGCGGGGAGTCGTCGCCCACTTCGGCGACCCGACCGATGAGCATCCCGCCGGAGCCGGTGACGGGGTTCTGCATCTTGCCGCGCCGGCCCACGATCTCCAGCACGGCGGCCCGCACCGCGTCGCCGTCCCCTGCGTGGGCCTCGCCGAGCTGCCGGAAGGACGCCGCGTCGAGGTTGAGCCGCTCGACGTCGATGCGCACCTCGTCGCGGCCGGTCGGGGCATCGGGGTCCAGCCGGTGCGCGGCCTGGGGCAGCACGCCCACCGGCTCGAGCACCCGGTGCACGCCCAGTGCCCGCTCTGCCGCCGTCGTCACCTGGAACTCCTCGTCGTCACTGGTGCTGAACACGGAGAACCTATCGCGAAACTCACGTTTCACCGAACGATCTCCCGTAGGGTGTCGGAGTCGCCACCGGAAGTGCCGGTCGCACCCGCAGGAGGACGTCGTGCTGGAGCAGCCCTACGAGTACACCGCCCGGGAGCTCGTCGAGCCCGACTGGCGTCGGCTGCCCGGGTTCGCCGACGTGACGGCGGAGCAGTGGCGCAGCGCCCAGTGGCAGCGGGTCAACTGCGTGAAGAACCTGCGTCAGCTGCGCGGGGTCTACGGCGACCTGCTCGACGAGTCCTTCTTCGCCGACGTCGAGGCCGACCAGGCCGGCCGCGCCACGATGTCGCTGCTGCTGCCCCCGCAGATGCTCAACACCATGGTCCCGGCGGCGGTCCCGACCACCGCGGCGATGCTGGCCGACCCGGTGCGCCGCTACATGCTCCCGGTGGCGTCGGACCGGCTGCCCGGGGCCGCCGCCAGCCACCCCTACGCCGCCCGGGACTCCCTGCACGAGCACGAGATGTGGGCCGTCGAGGGCCTCACCCACCGCTACCCCACCAAGGTGCTCGCCGAGCTGCTCCCCACCTGCCCCCAGTACTGCGGGCACTGCACCCGGATGGACCTCGTCGGCAACTCCACCCCGGCGGTCACCAAGCTGAAGTTCGACCTCAAGCCGGTCGACCGGCAGGCCGAGATGCTGGCCTACCTGCGGGCCACCCCCGGCGTCCGGGACGTCGTGGTCTCCGGCGGTGACGTCGCCAACCTGCCGTTCAAGAACCTCGAGGCGTTCGTCTCCGGCCTGCTGGAGATCGACTCCGTCCGCGACATCCGGCTGGCCACCAAGGCGCTGATGGGGATGCCGCAGCACTGGCTGCAGGACGACGTCGTCGCCGGGATGACCCGGCTGGCGACGACGGCGCGGTCGCGCGGGGTGTCCCTCGCCGTCCACACGCACGTCAACGCCGCCCAGTCGGTCACCCCGCTGGTGGCCGAGGCCGCCCAGGCGATGCTGGCCGCCGGCGTGCGCGACGTGCGCAACCAGGGCGTCCTGTTGCACGGGGTCAACGACACCGCCGGCCAGCTGCTGGACCTGTGCTTCGCGCTGCTGGACGGTGCCGGTGTCACGCCCTACTACTTCTACATGTGCGACATGATCCCCTCGGCCGAGCACTGGCGGGTGCCGCTGTCGGTGGCGCAGACCCTGCAGCACGACCTGATGGGCTACCTGCCCGGCTTCGCCACCCCGCGGATCGTCTGCGACGTGCCCTACGTCGGAAAGCGCTGGGTGCACCAGGTCGCCGAGTACGACCGCGAGCGCGGGATCAGCTACTGGACCAAGAACTACCGCACCGGCATCGAGCGCACCGACGAGGCCGCGCTGGACCGCCGCTACACCTACTACGACCCGATCCCCTCGCTCCCGGCGTCCGGCCGGCAGTGGTGGGCCGACCGCGCCGTCGACCCGGTGGCCGCCGACGCCGCAGCGGTGGCCTCCCGCGAGGCCTCCCTGGCCCAGCTGTCCTGACCCCCCTCCCCTCTTTCCCCTCCCCCCTCCGGCCGGTGATCATGGGGTCGTTGCCAGGTGACACGCCGCCCGTCGGCGAGTCTCCGACATCCACCCCATGATCATCGGGAGGTGTGTGCCGTGGAGCTGGTGAGGACCGGGCGGCTCCTCGTGCGGGCGTGGACCTCGTCCGAGGACGACCTCGCGCGGCTCGCCGACCTGTACGGGCGCGCCGAGGTGACCCGGTGGTTGTCCGGGCCGCCGGCCGGTGGGGTGCAGGCGATGCTCGAGCGGTGGGCGGCGGTGCACGCGGCCGATCCACGGGCGGGGTGCTGGGCGGTGCAGCCGCTGGACGGCTCCCCGGTGGCCGGCACGGTGCTGCTCAAGCCGTTGCCGGCCGGGGACGGCGAGTTCGAGGTGGGCTGGCACTTCCACCCGGACAGCTGGGGTCGCGGGTACGCCACCGAGGCGGCCGCGGCCGTCGTCCCGCGCGCGTTCGAGGACGGGCTGCCCGAGGTGTTCGCCGTGGTGCGGCCGGGGAACGAGCCGTCGCTGGCGGTGTGCCGGCGGCTGGGGATGACCCCGCTGGGCCGGACGACGCGGTGGTACGGGGTGGAGTGCGAGGCGTTCCGGCTGGGGTCTAGCTCCTCCTGAACCGCTGGACCAGGGACCTGCGCGGAGCCTTGGTCGCAGTGCCGTTGACGTCGTGGACGTCCAGCTCGTGGGCCTCCTCCGGCGTCGGTGCGGTGCCGCCGAGGTGGGTGGGGAGCCACCAGCGGTCGGTGTCGTCGGCGGGGACGTCCGGGTAGCTGCGCTGGGCCTCGGCGAGCAGCTCCTCCATCGCGGCCTTGGTGCGGCGCAGCACGGCCTGGGTCCTCTCCCCCTCGGCCGGCACGATCGGCTCACCGAGCAGCACCGTCACCGGGATGCCCCGGCGGAAGACGGGCCGGCGGGCCTTGGTGGCGATCCGGTGTCCGCCCCAGACCGCGGCCGGGATGACGGGCACCCCGGCCTTCACGGCCATCCGGGCGGCTCCGGCCTTGAGCTCCTGGACGGTGAACGAGCTGGAGATGGTGGCCTCGGGGAAGACCCCGACCACCTTGCCTGCCTGCAACGCGCGCACCGCCACGTCGAAGGCGGCAGCGCCGGCGCGCCGGTCGACCGGGATGTGCTGCATGGCCCGCATGGACGGCCCGGAGACCCGGCTGTCGAACACCGAGGCCTTGGCCATGAACCGCACCAGCCGGCGCTGCGGCAGGGCGGCCAGGCCCAGGTAGGTGAAGTCGAAGTAGCTCACGTGGTTGCTGGCGATCACCGCCCCGCCGGTGGTGGGCAGGTTCTCCTGACCGCGGACGTCGAACCGGAAGCCGAAGACACGGAACACCACCAGGAAGGCGCGGACGACGATCCGGTAGGGCCTGTCCCGGGGGTCGGGCCGGTTGCCGAAGAGGTCGCGGCGGACGACGTCACGCCAGCTGGCCGTGTACATGCGCGGACCCTAACCGGGTCCGGGCCACCGGCCAGGACCGGCACGGGCCCGTTCCGGGCGGCTCAGCACAGCGACAGCTGCTCGGGCTCCTCCACCTCGACGACCGTCACCGGCCGGTCGGGCAGCGACCCGGCCGGGAAGCTGGCCGCGTCGTCCCCGGGCAGCCCCCCGACCCCGCGGGCCACTCCCCCGGTGTGGCTGTCCAGCCCGTGCGCGGCGAGCATCGGGGCGACCCGGGCCGAGAGCCACTGCCGGTAGTCCGCGGGCACGTAGGCGCCCCGCCCGTACAGCGCCCTGTACCGGCTGACCAGGCGAGGGTGCTCCCGGGACAGCCAGGTGGTGAACCACTCCCGCGCCCCGGGTCGCAGGTGCAGCGGCACCACCGTGATCCCGGTGGCACCGGCCTCGGCGACGGCCGCGATGGCCTTCTCCAGGTGGTCGCGCTGGTCGGTGAGCCCCGGCAGGACCGGGGCGAGGAACACCCCGCACGGCAGCCCGGCGTCCCGGATGCGGCGGACCAGCTCCAGGCGCGCCTTCGGGGTCGGCACACCGGGTTCCAGCGAGCGGTGCAGGTCGTCGTCCCAGATGGCCAGCGAGACGCCCATCCCGATCGGCACGTCCCTGCTGGCAGCGGCCAGCAGCGGCAGGTCGCGCTGGGCCAGCGTGCCCTTGGTGAGGATCGAGAACGGGGTGCCCGACCGCGCCAGGGCCTCGATCACCGGCGGCATCAGCCGGTAGCGGCCCTCGGCGCGCTGGTAGGGGTCGGTGTTGGTGCCCAGCGCCACGTGCTCGCGCTTCCAGGACGCCCGGCCCAGCTCGCGCCGCAGCACCTCGGCGATGTTGGTCTTGACCACGATCTCCTGGTCGAAGTCAGCCCCGGTGTCCAGCTCCAGCCACTCGTGGGTGCCGCGGGCGAAGCAGTTGTGGCTGACCACCCCGTTGGCGATGAAGTCGCCGGTACCGGTGGTGATGTCGTACATGGGCAGCTCGAGGCCCAGAGGCTCGACCGAGGCGACCCGGAGATCGGCATCGCTCTTGATGGCGATGCCGTCGACGGAGCACTTGCGGCGGGTGGCCGGGTCCACCAGGTGGATGAAGCGCATGTGCTCCCGCAGGCCGCCGCGCAGACGGACGTACCCCAACCCGTTGGCGCGCTCGCGGTCCTCCCGGACGACGTCGAAGCCGAAGGCGCGGAAGGCCTCCTCGGTGTGTCGCAGGATCTCCGGATCGCAGTTGGCGACCCGCAGCACGCCCGCACTCCGAGACCCCTCGGCGTCGAAGACCCCGGCGAGGAAGCCCCGGTGCCACTCCTCGCTCGGTGCGTCAGGCCAGGCCACCAGCTCGCCGATGCGGTCGTGGTCTGCTGTGCGCTGCGTCCGGATGGCGGTCATGGGCCGACGGACGTCGGTCCCTGCCGTGAACTGGAACCGGTCGGTCCGAACACCCTCCTCGGCCAACATCGCCTGCGCTCGGTCCAGCGCCTCGACGTCGGCCAAGGCCAGTCGAAAACGGTGGACGACTCGCGTCCTCCCTCCCGGGCCCGCGTACTCGTAGCGCCCTCGAGTCGCGTCGCCACGGATCATGCCGGCGAGGTAGCCCCGTCGGTGGTCGTCGCAGGACTTGGGTGTCTCGGCGGTCAGCCCGAACCCGAGGAGCGAGTCGTTCGGGGTGAGGTGCGGCCGCCGGTCAGCTCCGGACGTGGCGCCGGTGACGTGTTTCCAGCCACGGTTGGTGAGGAAGCGGTGGTCGCCGCTGGCCACGAGTTCGGTCCCGTCGTGCAGCCGCACCCGGTGCCCGGGCTTGCGCGTGCTCCAGTGCGCCAGCACCTCGGTGGTCACGTACCGGCGGTAGGACCCCACGACCTCGGTGCCGATGATCTGGTCGCCGACCCGCAGGTCGGCGATCCGTCTGGTCCGGCCGTCCGCCATCAGGATGGCCGTGTCCCCCGTTAGGCAGTACACGCACGCGTGGGAGCAGCCCCGGAACGTGTTGATCGTGTAGGCGAAGGGCATGGCCGAGCCCTTGGGCACGGCGTTCAGCGCGGACTTGGAGCGCACCTCGTGCAGGGTGAGGCCGGGGAACTCGGGCACCTGGAGGCTGCGCAGCAGGCCGGCCACGGTGGGCAGCCCGGGGAGCGTCTCGGGCTCCACGAGGTCGAGCCGTTGGGCGTCCCATCGCATGACCCCAGTCGAACACACGTTCGGGCCGATGTCGACGTGCCGGGCCGACCTGTGGACGAACGGTCAGGCCGGCGGTTCCCCGACGTCCAGCCTCGTGACGAGCCCGTCGACGACGGTCAGGGTGTGCTGCACCGTGGTGTCGGACAGCAGGTCGCCGTCGGCGTCGCGCACGACCTGGTGCACCGTCACCTCGACGAGGCCGCTGACCCGGCGCACCACCACGGGTGTCACCTGCAGCCGCACCACGCGAGCCTGGTCCCGCAGGTGCGCCTCGACGGCCCGCCGGCCCCGCAGCCGCCCGCCCGACCAGGGTTCGGGCCAGTCCACCCCCGCCCGCAGCCGCGCCGACAGCGCCGGCACGTCACCGGCGGACCAGTCGGCGTAGAAGGCCGGGACGTCGAGGATCAGAGCGGCGGCCGGTCCTCGTAGAAGGTGGTGAGCACGACCGTCGTCCGGGTGGTGACGTTCGCTGCGGACCGGATCTCGGCGAGCAGGCCCTCCAGGGCGTCCGGGGAGGCCACCCGCACCTTGAGCAGGTAGCTGTCCGGGCCGGCCACGGAGTGGCAGGCCTCGATGGCGCCCAGGTGGGCCAACCGGGCCGGGGCGTCGTCGGGCTGGGCCACGTCGATCGGGGTGATGGACACGAAGGCGACCAGCGGCAGTCCGACGGCCTTGGCGTCGACCTTGGCCGCGTAGCCGGTGATCAGCCCGCGCTGCTCGAGCCGGCGGACCCGCTGGTGCACCGCCGACACCGACAGCCCGACCTTCTCGGCCAGCTCGGTGTAGCTGGCCCGACCGTCCCGGGCCAGAGCAGCCAGCAGGGCCCGGTCCACGTCGGGCGCGGCGACCTTGGGGTCCAGGGCGGTCATCGGCAGAGACTAACCAGCACGTCGGACGGTTCCGCCGGTCGTTGTGAGGCCGTTACCGTCCCCGGCGTGACGACGATGCTGCTGGACGCCGCGAGCCTGTACTTCCGCGCCTTCTACGGCGTCCCGATGACCGTGGTGACCCCCGACGGCAGGCCGATCAACGCCGTCCGCGGCTTCCTGGACATGACCGCCCGGCTCGTCGTCGCCCACCGTCCCAGCCACCTGGTGGCCTGCTGGGACGACGACTGGCGCCCGGCCTTCCGCACCGACGCGGTGCCCTCCTACAAGGCCCACCGGCAGGCCGAGGAAGGGGCCGAGGAGGTGCCCGACGAGCTCGGCCCGCAGGTGCCGGTGCTCGTCGAGGTGCTCGCGGCCTGCGGCATCGCCCGGGTCGGGGCACCCGGCTACGAGGCCGACGACGTGATCGGCACGCTGGCCACCCGCGCCGACCGGGACGTCGACGTCGTCACCGGCGACCGGGACCTGTTCCAGCTGGTGGACGACGCCCGCGGGGTGCGGGTGCTCTACACCGCCCGGGGCGGGATCGGCGACCTCGACCTGGTCGACGAGGGTGCGGTGGCGGCCAAGTACGGCGTGCCCGGGAAGGCCTACGCCGACTTCGCCGTGCTGCGCGGCGACCCCAGCGACGGCCTGCCCGGCGTCAAGGGCGTCGGGGAGAAGACCGCGGCAGCACTGATCACCGCGTTCGGGGACCTGGCGGGCATCCGGGCTGCGGCGGCCAGGACCACCGTCCCGAAGGCGCCGCTGACCGCCTCGGTGCTCAAGAAGCTGCACGAGGCCTCGGCCTACCTCGACGTGGCGCCCGCCGTAGTGGAGGTGGTGAAGGACATCGACATGCCCGAGGTGGCCGGCGAGCTGCCCGGTCGGCCCGCCGACCCGGACGCGCTCACCGCCCTGGCCGAGCAGCACGGGCTGCAGACGTCGGTCCGTCGGCTGGGCGCTGCCCTGGAGTGGCCCGGTTTCACCTTCTGACGGCGGGCCCGAGGGCCCGCCGTCAGGGGTGTCTCAGCCCTCTTGCCAGGTGTAGGCGCCCTCGTCGGAGGTGATCTCGATGGAGATCGTGACGTCCTCGTCGTCGGCGGTGGTGCCGGTGCACTGGTAGGTCTCCCCCACCGACACGTCCATGTCGTCGGGGCAGGTGAGGTCGACGGCGACGCTCTCCCGCTCCTCGAACTGGGTGGCGACGTCGCGCTGGACGGCCTGCGGGTCCAGGCGCGTGCCGCCGAGCACGAGCGGCAGGATGATCGCCGCCGCGATGACCACCACGGCCAGCGCGATCAGCCCGACGATGAGACCGGTGTTGCGCTTCTTGGCCGGCGCACCCTGGTTGCCGCCCTGCCACGAGCCCTGCTGCCCGTACTGCTGACCGGGCCCGGACTGTCCGTACTGGTTGCTCTGCCCGTACGGGGCCTGCTGTCCGTACGGGCCCTGCTGGCCGTACTGCCCCTGCTGACCAGGCTGCCCGTACTGGCCCTGACCCGGCTGGCCCGGCTGGCCCGACGGACCGGCCTGGCCGTACTGACCACCCTGTCCGTACTGGCTCGACGTCCCGGCCTGGGGCTGGCCGTAGGACGGCTGCTGCCCGTACTGGCCCGACGGCTGCTCGTACGAGGGCTGCTGTCCGTACTGGCCCTGCCCCTGCTGGCCCTGCCCGTAGGACGGGTTCTGGCCGTACGGGCCGGACTGCTGCCCGTAGGACGGCGCACCGGACGCGCTCTGCCCGGGCGAGGACTGCCCCGACGGCGACTGCTGCCCGTACTGCCCGGGGGTCGAGCCGAACGGCGGAGGCTGCTGCGGGGAACCGGGCTGCTGGGAACTCGGCTGCTGACCCGCCGCGGACTGCCCGGACCAGCCGGCGGACCCGGCGGCCGAGGACCCCGTGCGCTCCGGTGCGTCCGAGCCCTGCCCGGACCAGCCGGAGGCCTGCTGGCCCCAGCTGGAGCCCCCGCCCGACGCGCCGGCGGAGGTGGACTGCTCCCAGCCGGCGGCCGGGGCGTCCTGGCCGGGCTGGCGCAGCGGGATCATCCGGGTCGAGCCGGGGCCCTCGGGGACGTCGTCCTGGGAGGGGTGGTGGGCCTGCGTGGCCTCGGGCTCTTGGGGTGCGGACGCCGGGGAGGAACCGGACGAGCCGGTCGACGACCCGGACCCGCCCGACCACCACGGCGTCTCACCGGTCTGCCCGGAGGCGCCGTCCCGGTCCTGCTCGTCGCCACCCTGCGGGGGGTTGGTCATCGTCGCTCCCTCGGTACACGTGGCACGGCGGTCTGCCGTGGCTCGGCCTCCTGGCCGGGCACGGCTCGGTCCACTGTCTACTACGCGGCGGGCCAGGGCACCGTGCGAACCGCCCGGTGGGGGCAGGCGGTCACCCGCTCACCGCCACGGCGACCACGCCCCGGCGGACCCGGCCGACGGCAGCCCGGGCGACCCCGGCCACCGGCTCCTCCGCGACCTTGGCCAGCTGGTCGAGCAGGTCGACGAGCTGCCGGGCCCAGCGGACGAAGTCCCCGCCGGACAGCTCGGTGCCGGCCTGTTCGGCACCGGACAGCACCCGGTCGAGGGGTTGCCCGTCGGCCCAGCGTTGGGCGGCCCAGACGAAGCCCAGGTCGAGGTCCCGGCTCGCCGGCACCCCGTGGTCGCTCTCCACGGCGCGGAGCTCCACGTGCACCCGTCGCATGGCGGCCACCGCCGTCGACACCGGGCCGGTCGGGATGGCCGGCTGGGCCGGGGACTCCCGGCGGGCCTCGAACACCAGCGTGGACACGCAGGCGGCCAGCTGGGCGGGGTCCAGGCCGCGGAAGGCA
This sequence is a window from Geodermatophilaceae bacterium NBWT11. Protein-coding genes within it:
- a CDS encoding L-erythro-3,5-diaminohexanoate dehydrogenase: MGVHRVLEPVGVLPQAAHRLDPDAPTGRDEVRIDVERLNLDAASFRQLGEAHAGDGDAVRAAVLEIVGRRGKMQNPVTGSGGMLIGRVAEVGDDSPLGLAVGDRVATLVSLTLTPLRITDGLERWDGLGEQVPTTGTAVLFARSIAAVLPEDLPENVALAVLDVCGAPAATERVVRRGSSVAVIGAAGKSGCLSLAAARDAHAHRLVGVVRTEQEATALRAAGLADEVVVADATDPLAVAAAVGDPVDVTVVCVDVAGAEHGAVLATADGGTVVFFSMATSFPGAALGAEGMAADVTMLIGNGYTPGHAALALDLYRRTPGVRALIDPRVH
- a CDS encoding 1-acyl-sn-glycerol-3-phosphate acyltransferase; this encodes MYTASWRDVVRRDLFGNRPDPRDRPYRIVVRAFLVVFRVFGFRFDVRGQENLPTTGGAVIASNHVSYFDFTYLGLAALPQRRLVRFMAKASVFDSRVSGPSMRAMQHIPVDRRAGAAAFDVAVRALQAGKVVGVFPEATISSSFTVQELKAGAARMAVKAGVPVIPAAVWGGHRIATKARRPVFRRGIPVTVLLGEPIVPAEGERTQAVLRRTKAAMEELLAEAQRSYPDVPADDTDRWWLPTHLGGTAPTPEEAHELDVHDVNGTATKAPRRSLVQRFRRS
- a CDS encoding lysine 2,3-aminomutase, with amino-acid sequence MSARLTLDPGLVTRARELAEQAAQPVIDLAGKHTTVSVERAVLRLAGLEGTDPVTGEGEIPWVNRVVDVVREQVGLEHGVALPVWHAIASGAAATVQDVAEQVGAGTARFEVPTGGDEERAREAALAAVGAGLSRVDDARRRREELVATHGDPPRRPWIYLIVATGDIYEDIPQAQAAARAGADVIAVIRSTGQSLLDYVPEGATRTGYAGTYATQENFRLMRAALDEVSAELGRYVRLTNYASGLCMPEIAALAGLERLDMMLNDAMYGILFRDINPIRTFVDQRFSRMVHARAGIIINTGEDNYLTTADAVDEAHTVTVSQLLNERFAREAGLEDWQLGLGHAFEINPTVPESFRLELAHAMLARSLFPDAPLKWMPPTKHMTGDVFGGYLLDGFFNLAGMLTDQSILLVGMMTEAVVTPWLSDRDLALRNVRYVLDAAGGLGEDFAPPPGGFIDTRAHTVLGEAVELLERITTDGLLPSIAAGTFGITRRPADRGKGLDGVVVKAPGHLDPATELMEAAL
- a CDS encoding lysine 2,3-aminomutase → MLEQPYEYTARELVEPDWRRLPGFADVTAEQWRSAQWQRVNCVKNLRQLRGVYGDLLDESFFADVEADQAGRATMSLLLPPQMLNTMVPAAVPTTAAMLADPVRRYMLPVASDRLPGAAASHPYAARDSLHEHEMWAVEGLTHRYPTKVLAELLPTCPQYCGHCTRMDLVGNSTPAVTKLKFDLKPVDRQAEMLAYLRATPGVRDVVVSGGDVANLPFKNLEAFVSGLLEIDSVRDIRLATKALMGMPQHWLQDDVVAGMTRLATTARSRGVSLAVHTHVNAAQSVTPLVAEAAQAMLAAGVRDVRNQGVLLHGVNDTAGQLLDLCFALLDGAGVTPYYFYMCDMIPSAEHWRVPLSVAQTLQHDLMGYLPGFATPRIVCDVPYVGKRWVHQVAEYDRERGISYWTKNYRTGIERTDEAALDRRYTYYDPIPSLPASGRQWWADRAVDPVAADAAAVASREASLAQLS
- a CDS encoding GNAT family N-acetyltransferase, translating into MELVRTGRLLVRAWTSSEDDLARLADLYGRAEVTRWLSGPPAGGVQAMLERWAAVHAADPRAGCWAVQPLDGSPVAGTVLLKPLPAGDGEFEVGWHFHPDSWGRGYATEAAAAVVPRAFEDGLPEVFAVVRPGNEPSLAVCRRLGMTPLGRTTRWYGVECEAFRLGSSSS
- a CDS encoding amidohydrolase family protein, whose amino-acid sequence is MSLLIGDVTVGDARGRALHVVDGAIAWVGPSADAPTADRTLDGGGALLTPAFVDAHVHATATGLALTGLDLHGADSLRSALAAVAAHVARHRSGIVLGTGWEENDWPEGRALTRHDLDAVVGDRPAYLARVDVHSATVSTALLDRIPGITALPGYSADGQLRLDAHHAARQAAYGAVDPGQRTTAQRATLDLAADLGIGCVHEMAGPEVSSAEDLAGLLQLSRRAPGPLVLGWWGELSERGGLDVVRELDLAGAGGDLFCDGAFGSHTAALSTPYTDRPDTSGVLRFETAQLVEHVRACTAAGVQAGFHCIGDAAVDQVLAAVAAVGEQLGRDAVRACRHRLEHVEMVSVDAIEEMRRWGMVASVQPAFDAAWGGDGGMYAERLGVERALACNPLADLSDGGVAIALGSDAPVTPLDPWGGVHAAVDHRTPGAGLRPFDAYDAATHGGWHAARAEHRDGPLAVGAPAHLALWATDLTLSGVLAERARPTCRGLLVGGHAVRGEP